CACTGTGATATATATAAACACCAATCAGTACAGGACAAGTGGAACCCTCATTCTAGGGCCTTATCTCCAGCCCCTGAAGCAGCTCCCAGGCATCTTAGCCCCTTGCTGAAATGGAAGTCTTTCTGAATTCACAGAGGCATAAATTATTACAAAGAAAGTTTTTCTGTAGCCCCCAGCCACACAAGGGCCAGTGTCCTGGACAGCTCAGCATTTTGAAGGTGTCCACCATTGAGGGAGTCTTGGGCTACCACCTTTTAGATCCACTTGGACTCCTGGGTGGGAAGGTTGCTTGTTGGGCTACTCTTCTGGAGCCCCAGACTGCCAGCCAGGTTGGGGGTGAAGATTCTCTCTGCCCCCTCAGGATGAGGTGCTACTGATCCAGGAGGCCAAGAGGGAGTGCCGGGGGTCATGGTACCTTCCTGCGGGGAGAATGGAGCCTGGGGAGACCATCGTGGAGGCACTGCAGcgggaggtgaaggaggaggctGGCCTGCACTGTGAGCCTGTGACACTGCTCTTGGTGGAAGAGCGGGGCCCCTCCTGGATCCGCTTCGTGTTCCTTGCTCGCCCCACAGGTACAGCCCACTTGGTGGCATGTGAGCAGGGGCCAACTGCCACCTTTCCCCCAGCTTGTCCTTTGGTGAGAGGAGCCCTTCCACAGCCAGCCCTGTTCTGACTGGTACAAGATTGGTGCTGGCTGATTGCAGCCTGAGGGCTCATGGCCTCCCTGATCGGGGCTGGAGTTCTTGGGCGTTCTTTTACTTTGCCAGTCCCCACGCTTCTTTTAAtaccttctccctccctgtgCCCCAAATCTCCCCTAGGTGGGATTCTCAAGACTTCCAAGGAGGCAGATGCTGAGTCCCTGCAGGCTGCCTGGTACCCACGGATCTCCCTGCCCACTCCACTACGAGCCCATGACATTCTGCACCTGGTAGAGCTAGCTGCCCAGTACCGCCAGCAAGCCAGGCATCCTCTCATCCTGCCCCAAGAGCTTCCTTGCAGTGTGGTCTGCCAGCGGCTGGTGGCCACCTTTACTAATGTACAGACAGTGTGGGTGTTGGTGGGCACAGTGGGGATGCCTCATTTGCCCATCACTGCCTGTGGCTTTACCCCCATGGAGCAGAGGGGTGGCATCAAGGTGGCTGTCCTGCGGCTGCTACAGGAGTGTCTGACCCTGCACAATTTGGCAGTGGAGACCAAGGGGCTGCTTGGATTGCAGCACCTGGGCAAAGAACATACAGATGGCATCTGCCTGAATGTGCTGGTGACGGTGGCTTTTCGGAACCCAGGGATCCAAGATGAGCCCCCGAAGGTTCTGGGTGAGAACTATTCTTGGTGGAAGGTGATGGAGGGAGACCTACAAACCCAGCTCCTACAGAAGCTCCAGGAATCTTCTGTTGTCCCACTAAATAGATAGGGAGGTGCCAGCAAGAGCTGGGCAATAGGACTTCTCTATCAGACtttgcctccctccctccaaggCAGGCAGGAGCTGGCAGTCTGATTGCACAGAGAGCAGGGGCAGTTTTCCTGATTCTCAGGGAAACTTTGTGGAACTGGCCACAGGCCCCTGCACTGCCCTAAAAGGGACAGTGCCTTTTAAGCAAGTCTAGAGTGCAAGCACCTAGTTGCCTCGAGGGTACACAGATGCTTCTCCCTAAGTGGATGAGGAGCACTCTGATCCCCAAATGGCATCTCCTCCTCACTTTCTGTGCCCACCTTGGTAAAGGCCTGCATGCTGATTCTTTCAAGCAATTACAACTTCAAGGAGGGTGTAGGGAGGCCTTTGAGGGAGGGCCTCTTGCCAAGTAAATAGATATTGCTCACCTTGCCTTTCCTGCCTAAATGTCTCTGGGGGGGGGGTGAAGTGAGGGAGGCTCTTGTTCAGGAGAACTGCTGCTCCTCTGTCCCACCCACAGCCACCCAGGCGTCCCCCCCTCCACCCAGTGCACCAACAGGGTGGCTGGGGCTGGTACCTCCTGCTGTTCACTGCAACCTCTAAGCCCACCAGGGCTCTTGCCATCTCTTCTGTCCTGCTGGGCAGGATGTGACTGGGAGGGGCCACATCCTTCATGAAAACAGCTCAGACCCCTCCAGAAGTTGAGCAGCTGGGACCCTGGGAAGATGCAGGTGGGTCTGGAGCCGGAAATACCGCCCCTGCCTCTGCCTGAGCTTCCCAGGCTCTGAGCCTACTCCCTCTCGCCTCTGCCTGCTTATATTTTCAGCCCGAGCTGTATTAAACCCTTTCTTCAATTCCTCTGATTCCTGCCAAATCAAGgcaggaggtgtgtgtgtgtgtgtgtgtgtgtgtattttcaaataaaagaacTTTAAGGGAAAACCAAAGTAACAAAGAAAACATATCCTGTGCTGATCACCACATCCAAGGAGTAGATTTCTGATTCCGAGCAGGTGAACACTTGAATGGGCTTTTCTTTGGGTAATTACCCAGGGGAACTCTGGTctttcccagcccctgccttctCTCAGCTGCCATCTTGTCTCTCTGGCCTCTGGAGAGAGGTTGAAATCCTCAGCCCCTCTGAGACACATCTTGTGAATGATGAACCAAACCCTTTTTGGTTCACTCTCAGAGTGTCTGAGAGACACCTCCCCTGCCACTCCAGTCCACACCCAGTCGGTGATATTCCTCCCACTATTCAGCATGGTTGTTTTCCACACGGGGAGCACATGAGAGCCACCTAGAGAACTTCCATACCCTTCTGCCCCATCCCCAAGCTGACTTAACTGCTGGGGGAGACAGGCCGGGCACTGGCATTTTAAAAAGGGTCCAGGTgcgcacatgcctataatcccagcaattggggaggctgatgcaggagaatcgcaagttcaaggccagccccagcaacttaatgaaatcctgtcttagaattaaaaaaaaaaaggtctggggatatagctcaggggtttaaaagaagaaaaaaggccaGCTTAGGTGATTTTAATGTGCACCCAGTTGAGAGCCACAGGAGGGCCCTTCTCTAAGTTCTCTGCCTGCCTGACCCTGGAATGCTCTTggtgacctctcagaggagcccTCCCCTCTCAACACATCTAAGGACAAGTATGTTAAATATCAGGCCCGCCCTTCACAAATGAGAGTTACGAGAGTTAACACGCAACAAATCCAGGAAAAGGAGACCTGCATCCAGGCACTCCCACGTGGCCTGTCCCCTCCTGGTCGCTCCCAGGCTGGCAGGCTGTTGTAGATGAGCTGAATAGAAACAGTGTCGTGTGGCTCAGCCAAGAGAGTAGTTCCTGGCAGGTGTGGAGGAATATTGGATTTGCGCTGCCAGAGCCTGTCTCCATTTACCACCCACCTATGCGCCAGTGCTGGAAAAGGAACTGAACCTGTCTTCTTAGGGGTGGAAGATGGGCCCAAATTAGCAGAGAAGCCAGGGTAGGGGATGAGAAGGCTGAAGAAGAACACAGCCATCGTGTCCACGCAGTCACACTGTTTATTGCTGTGCTACCTGGGGGAAGACACCGTGCAAATGCCAAAGTGCATTGATGAGAGGCCTGGGACTCTCGGACCCTCCAACATTTTAAGAATCTGTGTCCAGACCCAATCCAGCcactgtctgctctcctgccacACCAACACCCCGTGCACACGTGCACGGCATTCTTCCAAGCAGCAAGAGTCCTCCCCCGCTGGAGGAATGCGGGAGAGGTAGAGGTCACTGAGTTCCCTCCTCTTTCATGTCACCTCTTGGCAACCTGTGCCAGGCTTCTAGAAGCGGCATGGGCAGGAAAAGGAAGCGAAAGGGGCTCTGGCTTGCTCCTCCTTGCCCAGGAGCGAAGCCAGCAACTGCAGT
This portion of the Urocitellus parryii isolate mUroPar1 chromosome 14, mUroPar1.hap1, whole genome shotgun sequence genome encodes:
- the Nudt18 gene encoding 8-oxo-dGDP phosphatase NUDT18; its protein translation is MASEDLAGALAAVLGGQGLRVQNCDSGPAGEPPAPVRLRKNVCYVVLAVFLNEQDEVLLIQEAKRECRGSWYLPAGRMEPGETIVEALQREVKEEAGLHCEPVTLLLVEERGPSWIRFVFLARPTGGILKTSKEADAESLQAAWYPRISLPTPLRAHDILHLVELAAQYRQQARHPLILPQELPCSVVCQRLVATFTNVQTVWVLVGTVGMPHLPITACGFTPMEQRGGIKVAVLRLLQECLTLHNLAVETKGLLGLQHLGKEHTDGICLNVLVTVAFRNPGIQDEPPKVLGENYSWWKVMEGDLQTQLLQKLQESSVVPLNR